From the Plectropomus leopardus isolate mb chromosome 18, YSFRI_Pleo_2.0, whole genome shotgun sequence genome, one window contains:
- the gmpr gene encoding GMP reductase 1 isoform X2, translating into MDTTGTFEMAQVLSKHTLFTAIHKHYSVEDWKNFAANHPECLEHVAASSGSGAADLEKLCAILEAIPALKYICLDVANGYSEYFVEFVKTVRERFPKHTIMAGNVVTGEMVEELILSGADIIKVGIGPGSVCTTRIKTGVGYPQLSAVIECADSAHGLKGHIISDGGCSCPGDVAKAFGAGADFVMMGGMLAGHDQCTGEVIEKNGKKYKLFYGMSSDTAMKKYVGGVAEYRASEGRTVEVPYRGDVENTIRDVLGGLRSTCTYVGAAKLKELSRRTTFIRVTQQSSQMFTS; encoded by the exons ATGGACACCACGGGGACGTTTGAGATGGCACAGGTCCTCAGCAAA CACACTCTCTTCACAGCCATTCATAAGCACTACTCTGTAGAGGACTGGAAAAACTTTGCTGCGAATCATCCTGAATGCTTAGAG CATGTAGCCGCCAGCTCAGGCAGCGGTGCCGCAGATCTGGAGAAGCTGTGCGCCATCTTGGAAGCCATCCCCGCCCTCAAGTATATCTGTTTGGATGTGGCCAACGGATACTCTGAGTATTTTGTGGAGTTTGTCAAGACGGTCAGAGAAAGGTTTCCCAAGCACACCATCATG GCCGGTAACGTGGTAACAGGGGAGATGGTGGAGGAGCTCATCCTCTCCGGCGCTGACATCATCAAAGTGGGCATCGGGCCAG GGTCTGTGTGCACGACAAGAATCAAGACAGGAGTGGGCTACCCACAACTCAGTGCTGTAATAGAGTGTGCAGACTCAGCCCATGGACTCAAAGGACACATTATCTCT GACGGTGGCTGCAGTTGCCCAGGTGATGTAGCAAAGGCCTTTG GTGCAGGGGCGGACTTTGTGATGATGGGAGGAATGCTTGCAGGGCACGACCAGTGCACCGGGGAGGTCATCGAGAAGAACGGCAAGAAATACAAACTCTTCTACGGCATGAGCTCGGACACAGCCATGAAGAAATATGTGGGTGGAGTTGCTGAATACAG GGCGTCTGAGGGGAGGACGGTGGAGGTTCCCTATAGAGGAGATGTGGAGAACACCATCCGTGACGTGTTGGGGGGCCTGCGCTCCACCTGCACCTATGTGGGCGCCGCCAAGCTCAAAGAGCTGAGCAGGAGAACCACCTTCATTCGTGTCACACAACAGTCCAGCCAAATGTTCACTTcgtag
- the gmpr gene encoding GMP reductase 1 isoform X1, with amino-acid sequence MPRVDSDLKLDFKDVLFRPKRSSLKSRSEVDLQRTFTFRNSKQTYTGIPIIAANMDTTGTFEMAQVLSKHTLFTAIHKHYSVEDWKNFAANHPECLEHVAASSGSGAADLEKLCAILEAIPALKYICLDVANGYSEYFVEFVKTVRERFPKHTIMAGNVVTGEMVEELILSGADIIKVGIGPGSVCTTRIKTGVGYPQLSAVIECADSAHGLKGHIISDGGCSCPGDVAKAFGAGADFVMMGGMLAGHDQCTGEVIEKNGKKYKLFYGMSSDTAMKKYVGGVAEYRASEGRTVEVPYRGDVENTIRDVLGGLRSTCTYVGAAKLKELSRRTTFIRVTQQSSQMFTS; translated from the exons ATGCCTCGCGTGGACTCAGACCTCAAGCTGGACTTTAAGGATGTCCTCTTCAGACCCAAGAGGAGCAGCCTGAAGAGCCGCTCAGAG GTGGACCTTCAGAGGACCTTCACATTCCGCAACTCCAAACAGACCTACACTGGCATCCCCATCATCGCTGCAAACATGGACACCACGGGGACGTTTGAGATGGCACAGGTCCTCAGCAAA CACACTCTCTTCACAGCCATTCATAAGCACTACTCTGTAGAGGACTGGAAAAACTTTGCTGCGAATCATCCTGAATGCTTAGAG CATGTAGCCGCCAGCTCAGGCAGCGGTGCCGCAGATCTGGAGAAGCTGTGCGCCATCTTGGAAGCCATCCCCGCCCTCAAGTATATCTGTTTGGATGTGGCCAACGGATACTCTGAGTATTTTGTGGAGTTTGTCAAGACGGTCAGAGAAAGGTTTCCCAAGCACACCATCATG GCCGGTAACGTGGTAACAGGGGAGATGGTGGAGGAGCTCATCCTCTCCGGCGCTGACATCATCAAAGTGGGCATCGGGCCAG GGTCTGTGTGCACGACAAGAATCAAGACAGGAGTGGGCTACCCACAACTCAGTGCTGTAATAGAGTGTGCAGACTCAGCCCATGGACTCAAAGGACACATTATCTCT GACGGTGGCTGCAGTTGCCCAGGTGATGTAGCAAAGGCCTTTG GTGCAGGGGCGGACTTTGTGATGATGGGAGGAATGCTTGCAGGGCACGACCAGTGCACCGGGGAGGTCATCGAGAAGAACGGCAAGAAATACAAACTCTTCTACGGCATGAGCTCGGACACAGCCATGAAGAAATATGTGGGTGGAGTTGCTGAATACAG GGCGTCTGAGGGGAGGACGGTGGAGGTTCCCTATAGAGGAGATGTGGAGAACACCATCCGTGACGTGTTGGGGGGCCTGCGCTCCACCTGCACCTATGTGGGCGCCGCCAAGCTCAAAGAGCTGAGCAGGAGAACCACCTTCATTCGTGTCACACAACAGTCCAGCCAAATGTTCACTTcgtag